The Cryptococcus gattii WM276 chromosome B, complete sequence genome has a segment encoding these proteins:
- a CDS encoding Nucleus protein, putative (Similar to TIGR gene model, INSD accession AAW40831.1) encodes MPSKPQKNVPRKSNTGTPVASEDGVSIAAVIDRLSYADAPRPFKSASFVSRLPSRTATSSSTSVRKNAKQILALERERYLGGDGFLSAQHVAMRKRGEKIELGKKKKGVAKKGNIQNLLKGKMKRDAEETPGTQEQTPAESRMTSEGTTPTLEEDEDMDMDQKERPAVQAPPSDSGDGRSKKEIVTSPPSLLPPKKYCDITGLHASYTDPRTKLRYKGLDVWHVVRALGPGGDQAYLSLRGAQTSLK; translated from the exons AT GCCTTCGAAACCTCAGAAAAATGTGCCTCGCAAGTCAAACACAGGAACTCCTGTTGCTTCAGAGGATGGAGTCTCTATTGCC GCCGTAATTGATCGTCTGTCTTATGCTGATGCACCGCGCCCTTTCAAGTCTGCGTCATTCGTATCTCGTTTACCTTCCCGCACAGCAACCTCATCTTCTACTTCAGTCCGCAAGAATGCTAAACAAATCCTTGCACTCGAACGGGAACGCTATCTTGGTGGAGATGGTTTCCTCTCTGCACAACATGTAGCAATGAGAAAGAGGGGCGAAAAAATCGAGTTggggaaaaagaaaaagggaGTGGCTAAGAAGGGGAACATACAAAAtttgttgaaagggaaaatGAAGCGTGATGCTGAAGAGACACCAGGGACGCAAGAACAAACGCCAGCAGAGAGTCGGATGACAAGTGAAGGAACCACACCTACATTagaagaggacgaggacaTGGATATGGATCAGAAAGAAAGGCCGGCCGTGCAAGCCCCACCTAGTGATTCCGGAGATGGCAGATCCAAGAAGGAAATCGTAACTT CTCCGCCGTCGTTGCTGCCTCCTAAAAAATACTGCGACATTACCGGTCTCCATGCGTCTTATACAGATCCTAGAACGAAGTTACGTTATAAGGGCCTCGATGTTTGGCATGTTGTCCGTGCATTG GGACCTGGAGGCGATCAAGCTTACCTGTCACTACGCGGCGCTCAAACCTCACTTAAATAG
- a CDS encoding Mitochondrion protein, putative (Similar to TIGR gene model, INSD accession AAW40829.1), translated as MASTFINWAKSPAARQYFFSTHFWGPVANWGLPLAALADIANKDEETISGVMSPTLAAYSMIFMRFAWRVQPRNYLLFACHATNAAAQLTQEARFINYWYFGGKERKHPVGAKVDDVKEKVQEGVEKIKA; from the exons TATTAACTGGGCGAAGTCCCCTGCTGCTCGACAATACTTTTTCA GTACGCATTTCTGGGGGCCG GTTGCAAACTGGGGTCTTCCTCTTGCCGCTCTAGCGGATATTGCGAACAAAGATGAGGAAACAATTTCTGGCGTAATGAGTCCTACTTTGGCCGCCTATTC CATGATCTTTATGCGATTCGCCTGGCGCGTTCAACCTCGAAATTATCTTCTTTTCGCCTGTCATGCCACCAATGCCGCTGCCCAACTCACTCAAGAGGCGCGATTCATCAACTACTGGTATTTCGGCGGTAAGGAAAGGAAGCATCCTGTGGGTGCCAAGGTGGATGATGTGAAAGAAAAAGTACAGGAGGGTGTTGAAAAGATTAAGGCTTGA